DNA sequence from the Vicia villosa cultivar HV-30 ecotype Madison, WI linkage group LG3, Vvil1.0, whole genome shotgun sequence genome:
atatataacaaatcaaacatatcatatcaaaatcaaaacaaatcagCTAAAATTTTTTATGGCaaaatcaaatatataatttcaaatctaaattaaattaaaaatttgtaTACATGATTTCCTATTTTAAATATCATAGATAATTCACTTTAACCAATATAATAGGATGCAATGGAAAACTAGTTTACTGTTATTAATATCAAAATACAAGAGGTAGAAATTGGAAAGCTTGGTACTGCTGAGTGCTATCATTATATACTTCAACCCATTCAATTTTAATGGAATAAAAGACATTGGAATATTTGAAAAGGCAAAATACCccttttcgtcccttaactttatCTCGGGGTTcaatttggtcccttaatttttaaaaagaccaaTGTCGTCCTTTATGTCTTCAAACAACGTCACTTAAGTCCTTTCCATCCAATTCTCACAAACGGCGTTTATTTTTGCATGTGTGGCATCTGACATGGCTTATTTTAATACGCGTGGCATCTGAGGTGGTATTTGTTTGTCATAAAGGTTATCAAAAATccataaaattttttaaaattgcacCTTTAGCCAAGTTTCGAACCAAGGCCACATGCATCACTAAACTAATATGTCTACCACTGAGCCATATGACTTTTGTTGATTAATAattactaatttttattttaacatgaaTTTTATGGTTCTTTTGAAGGAGACAGACAACCTCCATTTTCATCTTCATCGTTTTCATTTTCCAGAAACCCACATGCATCACTAAACTAATATGTTCCATGACCTAAATCAATCCAAACAGTAACAAAAAGGAATTCCATCTATGGCTCTTTTTTTCTGTTCTTCAGcgcataaaaacaaaaacaaaaaggaatTCCATCTATTTGCTTGGTTTCTCAGAATCTCCATGgatgaacaacaacaataacgTGTGCTCTCATGGCTTTCCTTTCATCTCTTCTCTCATGTTCTCGCTCTCGCTATCATCGATTCGTTTCCGCCTCGATTCGTCTCGGTACCTCGCTTCTCTCTTTCGTTCTCGCACCTCTCTGCGTTTCTCTCATTCAATcatgaacaaaacaaacacagTTCACACAAGAAACATACGAATCAAGAAATTTATGCATCAAGCCCTTAACccccaaattaaatcaaaatcgACCCTTATTCACAATGGTTTGAATGTTACAAGTTTCAGAAGTTAAAAGAGATGCGCACGAAAAAAGGTATGTTGCTTTATGGTTTTCATTCAAATTTCCTTTTACCTTCCTCTTCTGGTACGTAATGAATTGTTTGTGTTGTTACTGTTAGTTGGATGTTGTTTTTGTGGATGGGTTGCCGAGTATTGATTCTGAGAGGGTGAGGTATGAGTATTGTGTAATTTGTGAGAAGTTTGATTTTGAGTGatgaatatgtgatgtgtttCAGGGTCCAACCTTCAGGGTCCACCGCGAATTCTGACTTTGCCGGCGTCAAACCTTTAGGGTTTATGGGAAGATGATGAACATTTAAGCGTTTCTGGGCTTTTGGATTTCTGGGTTTGTTATTGGTTATGTTAAATTAAGATtacaataattatatttaatgtgTAAATTTTATCAGAAAAAATGAAGTGGACAAGTGGTAAGGTAATATGTTTGCAACCCTTGTGACCAAGGTTTAAACCTTGGTGAaagcaattttttgaatttttctgaaCTTGATGATGAGCCTATGCCACATCATCCTTCATATCAGCCACGTGGATAAGAAAAACAGAACATTGCTAACGGAAGCAAACGGAAGGATAAACGTGACACCTTTTTAATAGATAAGGGATCTATTTGAACGTTTTAAAAATTAAGGaaccaaaatggaccccgagataaagttaagggacgaaaaagggtattttgccattTGAAAACAAGATACAACACAAAACAAGACGTTGCTTTGCTTCTTTTCAGTAATCGGAAAATTTTGAGGGGATTTTTTTAATTAGAtaggtgtttggttcaaacgagggaaGGGAAGGAGAATGGAgggattttgattaaaaatatgtttggttcaggagggagAGGGGAgaagttttattaataatttacatttttatccttattatctcATATAAGTGAaacaatatgatattcaaatgtgaaaaatttatacatatttttttattagtaaaatttttaatattgagtgactaaaaaattataatttactatataatattaaaaaattgagttcacttaattcgaataacatgttcaaaaacaaattaaactatatgttgataacaacttttaaattataatgaattatttaacatatcaaatacataaaataatttattaataaatataaacggttcaaatattttaataaaataaataaaaaaattaaaatgaaatatttaaagtttgatataaaaaaaaatatgatagaatacataacaaaattagaaaaaaatataaataaacataaaagagttataaaaaaatcaaaaaattacaATGATTAtaaattatgatttatattaagtacaaaaattttaaaataatttaaaggtgaataataattataataagttgatagaaacgagaaaaatcacacagaagagatcagtaatacaaaagaaaatgaataattttgaaatattaaaataaaactgaggatattatagtaattataataaattttaaaatatcaatgttcAAATTCTCTTCCATCTCCTCCAAATCCCCCGATTTGGGAACGCAAAAACTATGTTTTGGAGGAATTTTACTCTCCAACGCTCGTAAAATTTGaatcaaacacatttaatttaaaatattttttctcctCCCCTCCCATCTAActcgaaccaaacacactctaagggtCTATGCGAACTGCTATGGTTGAAAACATCGGAGGTTTTCGGTTTTATAGCCCGGTTTTTAAAATTCGGATCGGTTTATTTATGAAACCGGTCTGGTTTTCTAGAAAATGAACCATTTTAATTTTGTTGcaattagttttattattattttttttttgtttgttgaaGGGGGTAGTGAGTGGAAAATTGAGAATGAGTGAATGTAATTTAGTAGCAGAAAAAGTGTGGAAGGAAATTGAATCTACACACAGAGGTATAAACATTAATGTGTATTTATATACTTTCATTTTTCAATCCAaaatttgaaaccctaattttggtttTATTTCAATTGACAGTGAATGATGATCAACTTTATATGTAAGTATATTCCCTTCCATTTTACTGTTTTTTCTTGTTTCAGTTCATAGCatagattgttgttgttgttgttattgtgtttGAAATTTGTATGTTTTTGTGAAAATACAGTTTACATTTTTTGTTTGGTAAGAACTTTGAGGGAGCTTCTAGATTAGTTGATCAAAGAGGTGTTAAGAGGATTTCAGGTGAACCAAGTGGAAGGTTTATCTTTCAGGTTTCACTTTCAACCTATCTTGCTTTGCATCTACCTTTGTTTCTTTACTTACTTTCAATAGATTTTTGTTCTATAAAGTACGGACACCAGAAACACCACACTGACACGTTGACactggtaataatttgaaaaaaatgaataaattaaatgtaatcacaagtgttggtgttggtttaggtttaggttttggtTTCGGACACACATTTTTAAAACATTTGAATGATGAAGCGAGCCGACATTTCAGATTGAAGGCATGTCTGCAGTCGGTGTTTGCCAGATGCTTGTGTCGGACACCGACATTTCGCATATGTGGTTGAATTcattgtgtgtttgattttgaatgaattgatAGTGCAAAGTTTGAGGTTCCAATTCAATTCTAGAGGCAAAAGTTTCAAATAGTAACTTCATGTTAGAATATGTTCCAGAGGGAAAATCAATTTTACTTGTGAACATCAAAatatgtcaaaatcaattttgacGTTTCCAACTTTCATTTTCTCAAATTTTTGTTGGTGTTTGTCTATCAGTGTCGTCGTGTTCGTACCCAAGCTTCTTTTTATGTTTCTGGTTTTTAAAATCTGACTACTATTCTTAATGTTGTTGGCTTAGCAAATTTTCATGACAATGTAACGAATCATTGatgattttgatttaaattaatataCGTATATTCTTCATTTGTTTAGGTTACAGGGGAATCGCGGAAAAAAGACCAGTATCTGTGTTTTGCAGAAAACTTTTGTGCATGTTATTCTTTCTTCTATGATGTTGTCAACAGAGGGGAACAGCTATGTGTAAGGGCTTATACTTTCTTGTCTTTTATTTCTTCGTATTTCAAAATCCGCTGTAGGCATTCTTATCATTACGCTGCGTTGTGTGTGTGCGTTTTTCAGTGTAAACATCAATTAGCTGCGAGACTTGCTGCATCGTTGGGATCGTACGTCGAAGTTAAGGTATCTGATGACGATCTAGCTTTGCTGCTTTCCAAAATATAGCACTAgcgtttttgtttttatttcatgtTTAAGAAAACAAAGATCTTGCTTTGTGGAAACTAGATTAGACAAAGAACATTTCTTTACTGTTAAAGAAAAGTGTGATTAGAGATGACGAGAATATAACATGTTCAATTAAATTTAAGATTACTAGAAGTTACATTTTTTGTATCGAAGACTGAAAATTAACACTGATCACTTCATAGTCTACCATCTGATTTTTGAGTTGGTCGACATCCCTATGTTGG
Encoded proteins:
- the LOC131657355 gene encoding uncharacterized protein LOC131657355, whose product is MSECNLVAEKVWKEIESTHRVNDDQLYILHFLFGKNFEGASRLVDQRGVKRISGEPSGRFIFQVTGESRKKDQYLCFAENFCACYSFFYDVVNRGEQLCCKHQLAARLAASLGSYVEVKVSDDDLALLLSKI